The following are from one region of the Bradyrhizobium septentrionale genome:
- a CDS encoding bifunctional 2-C-methyl-D-erythritol 4-phosphate cytidylyltransferase/2-C-methyl-D-erythritol 2,4-cyclodiphosphate synthase, translating into MPKSERTAAILVAAGRGLRAGAGEPKQYRTIGGQTVIYRAMEAFSGHPDVFAVQPVVNPDDAALFREAVAGLQHQPPTPGGASRQASVHAGLEALASEKPDIVLIHDAARPFVTAAVISRAIAAADRTGAAIPVIPVTDTIKLTGDTGDVEATPERARLRIAQTPQAFRFDVILEAHRRAAREGRSEFTDDAALAEWAGLTVATFEGDPANMKLTTPEDFVREEARLASQLGDIRTGTGYDVHAFGDGDHVMICGVRVPHSRGFLAHSDGDVGLHALVDAILGALADGDIGSHFPPSDAKWKGASSDQFMKYAVERVTARGGRIANLEVTLICERPKIGPLRDTMRAKIAEISGVHISRVAVKATTSERLGFTGREEGIAATASATIRLPWNENGWSA; encoded by the coding sequence ATGCCGAAGTCTGAGCGTACCGCAGCCATCCTTGTCGCAGCCGGCCGTGGTCTGCGCGCCGGCGCCGGCGAGCCGAAGCAATACCGGACGATCGGCGGCCAGACGGTGATCTACCGCGCCATGGAGGCGTTCTCCGGACATCCGGACGTGTTCGCGGTGCAGCCGGTGGTCAATCCTGACGACGCCGCGCTGTTTCGCGAAGCCGTCGCGGGCTTGCAACATCAGCCGCCGACGCCGGGCGGTGCGTCCCGTCAGGCCTCGGTCCATGCCGGGCTCGAGGCGCTCGCAAGCGAGAAGCCCGACATCGTGCTGATCCACGATGCCGCGCGCCCCTTCGTCACCGCAGCTGTCATCTCGCGCGCGATCGCCGCAGCCGACCGGACCGGCGCCGCGATTCCGGTGATTCCCGTCACCGACACGATCAAGCTCACCGGCGATACCGGTGATGTCGAGGCGACGCCGGAGCGCGCGCGCCTGCGCATCGCGCAGACGCCGCAGGCATTTCGTTTCGACGTCATCCTGGAGGCGCATCGTCGCGCTGCGCGCGAAGGCCGCAGCGAATTCACCGACGATGCGGCGCTTGCCGAATGGGCGGGATTGACGGTTGCGACGTTTGAAGGTGATCCTGCCAACATGAAACTCACCACCCCCGAAGACTTCGTGCGCGAGGAAGCGCGGCTCGCAAGCCAGCTCGGCGACATCAGAACCGGCACCGGCTACGACGTGCACGCCTTCGGCGACGGCGACCACGTGATGATCTGCGGCGTGCGCGTGCCGCACTCACGCGGATTCCTCGCCCATTCCGACGGCGACGTCGGGCTGCATGCGCTGGTCGACGCGATCCTCGGCGCATTGGCCGACGGCGACATCGGCTCGCATTTCCCGCCGAGCGACGCCAAGTGGAAGGGCGCCTCCTCCGACCAGTTCATGAAATATGCGGTCGAGCGCGTCACGGCGCGCGGCGGGCGGATCGCCAATCTCGAGGTGACGCTGATCTGCGAGCGGCCGAAGATCGGCCCGCTGCGCGACACCATGCGGGCGAAGATCGCGGAGATTTCCGGCGTCCACATCTCGCGCGTGGCGGTCAAAGCGACCACCAGCGAACGGCTCGGCTTCACCGGCCGCGAGGAAGGCATCGCGGCGACCGCGAGCGCCACGATCCGCCTGCCCTGGAACGAAAACGGCTGGAGTGCCTGA
- a CDS encoding DNA topology modulation protein, producing MQRVLVMGSSGSGKSTFARRLSEMTGIPTVSIDALFWKPGWVASHREEFGRRMTEVTEQPRWIMDGNYTKSAGELRRQLADTVIWFDLPRSTCMAGILTRIAKSYGKVRPEMAEGCPEKIDLEFFRYVWTYRRQQRPVLIEFFEGLRPDQSFVCFTRRAQADAYLGDLARKQNRASIH from the coding sequence ATGCAACGCGTTCTGGTGATGGGATCGTCGGGATCCGGCAAGTCGACCTTTGCGCGGCGGCTGTCCGAGATGACGGGCATTCCGACCGTGTCGATCGACGCGCTGTTCTGGAAACCCGGCTGGGTTGCGTCCCACCGCGAGGAATTCGGGCGTCGCATGACCGAGGTGACCGAGCAGCCGCGCTGGATCATGGACGGCAACTACACCAAAAGCGCAGGCGAGTTGCGTCGGCAACTCGCCGATACGGTGATCTGGTTCGACCTGCCGCGGTCGACCTGCATGGCCGGCATCCTGACGCGGATCGCGAAGAGCTATGGCAAGGTCAGGCCGGAGATGGCGGAAGGCTGTCCCGAAAAGATCGATCTCGAATTCTTCCGCTATGTCTGGACCTACCGCCGGCAGCAGCGGCCCGTCCTGATCGAATTCTTCGAAGGCTTGCGTCCCGATCAATCCTTCGTCTGCTTTACGCGCCGGGCGCAAGCCGACGCCTACCTCGGCGACCTCGCACGCAAGCAAAACCGTGCGAGTATTCACTGA
- a CDS encoding type II toxin-antitoxin system RatA family toxin → MPRFSSKRRVRHTAPQMFDLVADVERYPEFVPLCQSLKVRQRTPKDDGTEIVVADMTVSFKLVRETFTSRVTLDRPNLTILVEYLRGPFSNLENRWSFEPKSETECDVGFFLNYEFKSRMLAMLMGSMFDAAFGRFSAAFEKRADQIYGKGVA, encoded by the coding sequence ATGCCACGATTCTCAAGCAAGCGGCGGGTCCGCCACACCGCACCTCAAATGTTCGATCTGGTCGCCGACGTCGAGCGCTATCCGGAATTCGTGCCGCTGTGCCAGTCGCTCAAGGTTCGCCAGCGCACGCCGAAGGATGACGGCACCGAAATCGTGGTGGCCGACATGACAGTCTCCTTCAAGCTGGTGCGGGAAACCTTCACCAGCAGGGTGACGCTCGACCGGCCCAATCTGACGATCCTGGTCGAGTATCTGCGCGGGCCGTTCAGCAATCTGGAGAATCGCTGGAGCTTCGAGCCGAAGTCGGAGACCGAATGCGATGTCGGCTTCTTCCTGAATTACGAATTCAAGAGCCGGATGCTGGCGATGCTGATGGGCTCGATGTTCGACGCCGCGTTTGGACGATTTTCCGCTGCGTTCGAGAAGCGGGCAGATCAGATCTATGGGAAGGGCGTCGCCTAA
- a CDS encoding CinA family protein: MGGSDARALSRSLLDLCRMRKLTIATAESCTGGLVAGALTDIPGSSDVIDRGFVTYSNEAKRVMLGVKAATLETFGAVSKETATAMAIGALEKAGVDLAVSITGIAGPGGATPGKPVGLVHFAVAARDGRILHREQRFGAIGRSTVRQRSVVEALRMLMELARPPQAAKPRRETASRLRPRVARSPRSHAAKRRRPPRG, translated from the coding sequence ATGGGCGGCAGCGACGCTCGTGCCCTCTCCCGCTCGCTGCTCGACCTGTGCCGGATGCGCAAGCTGACCATCGCGACTGCCGAATCCTGCACTGGCGGCCTGGTCGCGGGCGCCCTCACCGACATCCCTGGCTCTTCCGACGTCATCGACCGCGGCTTCGTCACCTATTCGAACGAGGCCAAGCGGGTCATGCTTGGCGTCAAGGCGGCAACGCTCGAGACATTCGGCGCGGTGAGCAAAGAGACCGCGACCGCGATGGCGATCGGCGCGCTGGAAAAGGCCGGCGTCGACCTTGCGGTGTCGATCACCGGCATTGCCGGTCCCGGAGGCGCAACACCGGGCAAGCCGGTGGGCCTGGTGCATTTCGCCGTCGCCGCGCGCGACGGCCGCATCCTTCATCGCGAGCAGCGGTTTGGCGCGATCGGCCGCAGCACCGTCCGCCAGCGCTCCGTCGTCGAAGCGCTGCGCATGCTGATGGAGCTTGCGCGACCGCCGCAGGCCGCCAAACCGCGCCGCGAGACCGCGAGCCGGCTGCGGCCGAGGGTCGCCCGTTCGCCCCGCAGCCACGCCGCGAAACGGCGCCGGCCGCCGCGCGGATAG
- a CDS encoding sensor histidine kinase NtrY-like codes for MISAETTATTLDASPAAEPKDFPLRRWLAPFAAVTALFSALLTFVVLTGMTPIDATKEIVYSFLLINAASILLLIGIISREVWKVLQARRRGRAAARLHVQVVGLFSIIAVLPAVLVAIVANLTLDRGLDRLFSGPTKQVIQNSLTIASAYMQEHAQLIRGDILGMASDISRARMTPLYDQDRLSFREFLTAAAASRNLPVAVMMDKDGKILESAETGVSLNYALPPPDFLSKVSDTDPEISVFPESYVASVVRLKGLDDTFLYVARLLDPAVVAQLKQTQASVAEYAEIESRRLGIQVNFALMFAVIALTILMASVLIGLNFANGLVEPIRNIMSAANQVSTGDLHVQVPVSKSEGDLAKLGQTFNNMTQELRTQRDELVNASETIDSRRRFIEAVLSSASAGIIGVDASGSVGILNRSAEKLIGHAESETLDHPLSDVLAELDEMMKTAREGTQRLVQGQVTINRDGHERNLSVRISAEQTSQSRDSYVITLDDITELVSAQRTSAWGDVARRIAHEIKNPLTPIQLSAERIRRKFGKTITEPKDKSIFEQCTDTIVRQVDDIRRMVDEFSRFARMPKPVMEGEDVADVVRQAVFLMKVAHPDLDIEADIKQSPLPAQFDRRLISQALTNIIKNATEAIEQVPREELGKGRIDVVAQRENDDILIDVIDNGIGLPKVARARLLEPYVTTRAKGTGLGLAIVGRVLEDHGGRIELKDASDFREGQRGAWMRLRFAVTGQAAKPETKSENKEQSPDVKPESDPSSEKNPPQEPTSGPAEATNNEAKIQKPIEQPIQEPNAQEPKIKAATGD; via the coding sequence ATGATCAGCGCAGAGACCACCGCTACTACGTTAGACGCGTCCCCGGCAGCCGAGCCCAAGGATTTTCCCTTGCGGAGGTGGCTGGCGCCGTTCGCGGCGGTCACGGCACTGTTCTCGGCGCTGCTGACCTTCGTGGTGCTGACCGGCATGACGCCGATCGATGCCACCAAGGAGATCGTCTACTCGTTCCTGCTAATCAACGCGGCTTCGATCCTGCTGCTGATCGGGATCATTTCGCGCGAGGTCTGGAAGGTGCTCCAGGCCCGGCGGCGGGGTAGGGCGGCGGCGCGGCTGCATGTGCAAGTCGTCGGCCTGTTCTCGATCATCGCGGTGCTGCCGGCGGTCCTGGTCGCCATCGTCGCCAATCTGACGCTCGACCGCGGCCTCGATCGGCTGTTTTCGGGCCCCACGAAACAGGTGATCCAAAACTCGCTGACCATTGCCAGCGCCTATATGCAGGAGCACGCCCAGCTTATTCGTGGCGACATCCTGGGGATGGCCAGCGACATCTCTCGCGCGCGCATGACGCCGCTCTATGATCAGGATCGGCTGTCGTTTCGCGAGTTCCTGACGGCAGCCGCGGCCTCACGCAACCTGCCGGTCGCGGTGATGATGGACAAGGACGGCAAGATCCTGGAGAGCGCCGAGACCGGGGTGAGCCTGAACTATGCGCTGCCGCCGCCGGATTTCCTGAGCAAGGTCAGCGATACCGACCCCGAAATCTCGGTATTCCCGGAGAGCTACGTCGCCTCCGTAGTCCGTCTCAAGGGCCTCGACGACACCTTCCTCTATGTCGCCCGTCTGCTCGATCCAGCCGTGGTTGCTCAACTCAAGCAGACCCAGGCAAGTGTCGCAGAATACGCCGAGATCGAATCGCGCCGGCTCGGCATCCAGGTCAACTTCGCGCTGATGTTCGCGGTGATCGCGCTGACCATCTTGATGGCCTCGGTGCTGATCGGATTGAATTTCGCCAACGGACTGGTTGAGCCGATCCGCAACATCATGAGTGCGGCGAACCAGGTCTCGACCGGCGACCTGCACGTGCAGGTGCCGGTGTCCAAATCGGAGGGCGATCTCGCCAAGCTCGGCCAGACCTTCAACAACATGACGCAGGAGCTGCGCACCCAGCGCGACGAACTGGTCAATGCCAGCGAAACCATCGACAGCCGCCGCCGCTTCATCGAGGCCGTGCTGTCCTCGGCCAGCGCCGGCATCATCGGCGTTGACGCTTCCGGCAGCGTCGGCATCCTCAACCGCTCGGCCGAGAAGCTGATCGGGCACGCCGAGTCCGAGACACTCGATCATCCGCTGTCGGACGTGCTGGCCGAGCTCGACGAGATGATGAAGACCGCGCGCGAGGGTACGCAGCGGCTGGTGCAGGGGCAGGTCACGATCAATCGCGACGGCCATGAGCGCAATCTGTCGGTGCGGATATCCGCCGAGCAGACCAGCCAGTCGCGCGACAGCTACGTCATCACGCTCGACGACATCACCGAGCTGGTGTCGGCGCAGCGCACCTCGGCCTGGGGCGACGTCGCCCGCCGCATCGCCCACGAGATCAAGAACCCGCTGACCCCGATCCAGCTCTCCGCCGAGCGCATCCGGCGCAAGTTCGGCAAGACCATCACCGAGCCGAAGGACAAGTCGATCTTCGAGCAGTGCACCGACACGATCGTGCGCCAGGTCGACGACATCAGGCGCATGGTCGACGAATTCTCGCGCTTTGCGCGGATGCCGAAGCCGGTGATGGAAGGCGAGGACGTCGCCGACGTGGTACGCCAGGCGGTGTTCCTGATGAAGGTCGCCCATCCCGATCTCGACATCGAGGCCGACATCAAGCAGTCGCCGCTGCCCGCGCAGTTCGATCGCCGCCTGATCTCGCAGGCGCTGACCAACATCATCAAGAACGCCACCGAGGCGATCGAGCAGGTCCCGCGGGAGGAACTCGGCAAGGGCCGGATCGACGTCGTGGCGCAGCGCGAGAACGACGACATCCTGATCGACGTCATCGACAACGGCATTGGCCTGCCCAAGGTCGCCCGCGCGCGCCTGCTCGAGCCCTATGTCACGACCCGGGCGAAGGGCACCGGCCTTGGCCTTGCGATCGTCGGCCGCGTCCTGGAGGACCATGGCGGGCGGATCGAGCTCAAGGACGCCTCCGACTTCCGCGAGGGCCAGCGCGGCGCCTGGATGCGGCTGCGCTTTGCCGTCACGGGCCAGGCGGCCAAGCCCGAGACCAAGTCCGAGAACAAGGAACAAAGTCCGGACGTCAAACCGGAATCCGACCCCAGCAGTGAAAAAAATCCGCCGCAAGAGCCGACCAGCGGCCCGGCAGAGGCGACCAACAATGAAGCAAAAATCCAAAAGCCGATCGAACAGCCAATCCAAGAACCAAATGCGCAAGAGCCAAAAATCAAAGCCGCGACGGGCGACTGA
- a CDS encoding two-component system sensor histidine kinase NtrB: protein MTSAMEFRRPVPTDGEAILNALPNPVLLIAPDGRIVDANIAAESFFEISTQFLRRQSLKELVPFGSPLLALIEQVRTNGSPVNEYKVDLGTPRIGGDRQVDLHVAPLTERPGHIVVMLQERTIADKMDRQLTHRSAARSVIALAAMLAHEIKNPLSGIRGAAQLLEQQASSEDRLLTRLICDEADRIVTLVDRMEVFGDDRPVARGPVNIHSVLDHVKRLAQSGFARNVRFIEDYDPSLPPVLANQDQLIQVFLNLVKNAAEAVADLGTDAEIQLTTAFRPGVRLSVPGKKSRVSLPLEFCVKDNGSGVPEDLLPNLFDPFVTTKQTGSGLGLALVAKIVGDHGGIIECESQPRKTTFRVLMPMYSAAKHHDQSNRDDVPGTPSPASQDAR from the coding sequence ATGACGTCAGCCATGGAATTTCGCCGGCCCGTGCCCACCGATGGCGAGGCCATCCTCAATGCGCTGCCCAATCCGGTGCTGCTGATCGCACCCGATGGACGCATCGTCGACGCCAATATCGCCGCCGAATCCTTCTTCGAGATCTCGACGCAGTTCCTGCGCCGGCAGTCGCTGAAGGAGCTGGTGCCGTTCGGCAGCCCGCTGCTCGCGCTGATCGAGCAGGTGCGGACCAACGGCTCGCCGGTCAACGAGTACAAGGTCGATCTCGGCACGCCGCGGATCGGCGGCGATCGCCAGGTCGACCTCCATGTCGCGCCGCTGACCGAGCGGCCCGGGCACATCGTGGTGATGCTGCAGGAGCGCACCATCGCCGACAAGATGGACCGCCAGCTCACCCATCGCAGCGCGGCGCGCTCGGTGATCGCGCTGGCGGCGATGCTCGCCCATGAGATCAAGAACCCGCTGTCGGGCATCCGCGGCGCCGCGCAGCTGCTGGAGCAGCAGGCCTCCTCCGAGGACCGGCTGCTGACGCGGCTGATCTGCGACGAAGCCGACCGCATCGTCACGCTGGTCGACCGCATGGAAGTGTTCGGCGACGACCGCCCGGTGGCGCGCGGCCCGGTCAACATCCATTCCGTGCTCGACCATGTGAAGCGGCTCGCACAGTCCGGCTTTGCCCGCAACGTCCGTTTCATCGAGGATTACGATCCGTCGCTGCCGCCGGTGCTGGCCAACCAGGACCAGCTGATCCAGGTGTTCCTCAATCTGGTGAAGAATGCGGCCGAAGCGGTCGCCGATCTCGGCACCGATGCGGAGATCCAGCTCACCACGGCGTTTCGGCCGGGCGTGCGGCTGTCGGTGCCCGGCAAGAAATCGCGGGTCTCGCTACCGCTCGAATTCTGCGTCAAGGACAATGGCTCGGGCGTGCCGGAAGATTTGCTGCCGAACCTGTTCGATCCCTTCGTCACCACCAAGCAGACCGGCAGCGGGCTCGGCCTCGCGCTGGTCGCCAAGATCGTCGGCGATCACGGCGGCATCATCGAATGCGAGTCGCAGCCGCGCAAGACCACCTTCCGCGTGCTGATGCCGATGTACAGCGCCGCCAAGCACCACGACCAAAGCAACCGCGATGACGTTCCGGGTACGCCGTCGCCTGCCTCTCAGGACGCACGATGA
- the dusB gene encoding tRNA dihydrouridine synthase DusB: protein MKIGDIAVANRVLLAPMSGITDAPFRRLAARLGAGLVVSEMTASDDLVSGKPISKLRCEAAGIGPHVVQLAGCETRWMAEGARIAEGAGADIIDINMGCPARHVTGGQSGSALMRDLDHAVTLIDATIAAVKVPVTLKMRLGWDDRSLNAPELARRAEASGVQMITVHGRTRCQFYKGEANWNAVRAVKDAVTIPVVVNGDITSFDKAIGALEKSGADAVMIGRGAQGQPWLPGQIGRRLEGGIPEAAPSLAEQLKHIRALYDEVCSHYGLRVGLRHARKHLGWALETAAAYSCAPAATVKTWRQAILTSEEPSSVHRSLEQAYDDFAWSAAA from the coding sequence TTGAAGATAGGCGACATTGCTGTCGCCAACCGGGTTCTCCTCGCGCCCATGTCCGGCATCACCGACGCGCCCTTTCGGCGACTCGCCGCCCGCCTGGGCGCCGGCCTGGTGGTCTCGGAGATGACGGCGAGCGACGATCTGGTGAGCGGCAAGCCGATCTCGAAGCTGCGCTGTGAGGCAGCCGGAATCGGACCGCATGTGGTCCAGCTTGCGGGCTGCGAGACCCGCTGGATGGCGGAGGGCGCGCGGATCGCCGAAGGCGCCGGCGCCGACATCATCGACATCAACATGGGCTGCCCGGCGCGTCACGTGACCGGCGGCCAGTCCGGCTCGGCCCTGATGCGCGACCTGGACCACGCGGTCACGCTGATCGACGCGACGATCGCGGCCGTCAAGGTGCCGGTGACGCTGAAGATGCGGCTCGGCTGGGACGATCGCTCGCTCAACGCGCCCGAACTGGCGCGCCGCGCCGAGGCATCGGGCGTGCAGATGATCACCGTGCACGGCCGCACCCGCTGCCAGTTCTACAAGGGCGAGGCGAACTGGAATGCCGTGCGCGCGGTCAAGGATGCCGTCACGATCCCGGTCGTGGTCAACGGCGACATCACCTCGTTCGACAAGGCCATCGGCGCGCTGGAGAAGTCGGGCGCCGACGCCGTCATGATCGGCCGCGGCGCGCAGGGCCAGCCCTGGCTGCCGGGCCAGATCGGCCGCCGCCTGGAGGGCGGGATCCCTGAGGCCGCGCCGTCGCTCGCGGAGCAGCTCAAGCATATCCGCGCGCTCTATGACGAGGTCTGCAGCCACTACGGCCTGCGTGTCGGCCTCAGGCATGCGCGCAAGCATCTCGGCTGGGCGCTCGAGACCGCGGCGGCTTACAGCTGCGCGCCGGCGGCAACCGTGAAGACCTGGCGGCAGGCCATCCTGACCTCGGAGGAGCCGTCCAGCGTGCACCGCTCGCTCGAGCAAGCCTACGACGATTTTGCCTGGAGTGCTGCCGCATGA
- a CDS encoding BA14K family protein — MMKLGTLVVAAITTGAMTLSTVAPSFAAPLAPARLQDQPTSVEHVQYRHWHGGGPRYGYRGGYRHGGGGNGAAIIGGLAAGAIIGGAIAASQAKANNDAYCSQRFRSYDPASGTYIASGGVRRSCP, encoded by the coding sequence ATGATGAAGTTGGGAACTTTGGTCGTGGCCGCCATCACCACTGGCGCCATGACGCTGTCGACTGTCGCCCCCTCGTTCGCCGCTCCGCTTGCGCCCGCGCGGTTGCAGGACCAGCCCACCTCCGTCGAGCATGTGCAGTACCGTCACTGGCATGGCGGCGGCCCGCGTTACGGCTATCGCGGTGGATACCGGCATGGTGGCGGCGGAAACGGCGCAGCGATCATTGGCGGGCTTGCCGCCGGCGCGATCATCGGTGGCGCAATCGCCGCGAGCCAGGCCAAGGCCAACAACGACGCCTATTGCTCACAGCGTTTCCGCTCCTACGACCCGGCCTCGGGCACCTACATCGCATCCGGCGGCGTGCGTCGCTCCTGCCCGTAA
- the ntrC gene encoding nitrogen regulation protein NR(I), whose protein sequence is MPAGSILVADDDTAIRTVLNQALSRAGYEVRLTGNAATLWRWVSQGEGDLVITDVVMPDENAFDLLPRIKKMRPNLPVIVMSAQNTFMTAIRASERGAYEYLPKPFDLKELITIVGRALAEPKERVSSPADDGEFDSIPLVGRSPAMQEIYRVLARLMQTDLTVMISGESGTGKELVARALHDYGRRRNGPFVAVNMAAIPRDLIESELFGHERGAFTGANTRASGRFEQAEGGTLFLDEIGDMPMEAQTRLLRVLQQGEYTTVGGRTPIKTDVRIVAASNKDLRILIQQGLFREDLFFRLNVVPLRLPPLRERIEDLPDLIRHFFSLAEKDGLPPKKLDTQALERLKQHRWPGNVRELENLARRLAALYPQDVITASVIDGELAPPAVTSGSTATVGVDNLGGAVEAYLSSHFSGFPNGVPPPGLYHRILKEIEIPLLTAALAATRGNQIRAADLLGLNRNTLRKKIRDLDIQVYRSGG, encoded by the coding sequence ATGCCTGCAGGTAGCATACTTGTCGCTGACGACGACACCGCCATCCGGACCGTCCTGAATCAGGCGCTGTCGCGCGCCGGCTATGAGGTTCGCCTGACCGGCAACGCCGCCACGCTGTGGCGCTGGGTCAGCCAGGGCGAGGGCGATCTCGTCATCACCGACGTGGTGATGCCCGACGAGAATGCCTTCGATCTGCTGCCGCGGATCAAGAAGATGCGGCCGAACCTGCCGGTCATCGTGATGAGCGCGCAGAACACCTTCATGACCGCGATCCGCGCCTCCGAGCGCGGCGCCTACGAATATCTGCCAAAGCCGTTCGACCTGAAGGAGCTGATCACCATCGTCGGCCGCGCGCTGGCCGAGCCGAAGGAGCGGGTCTCGAGCCCCGCCGATGACGGCGAGTTCGACTCGATCCCGCTGGTCGGCCGTTCGCCGGCGATGCAGGAAATCTACCGCGTGCTGGCGCGGCTGATGCAGACCGACCTCACCGTGATGATCTCGGGTGAATCCGGCACCGGCAAGGAGCTGGTCGCCCGCGCGCTGCACGACTACGGAAGGCGCCGCAACGGCCCGTTCGTCGCGGTCAACATGGCGGCGATCCCGCGCGACCTCATCGAGTCCGAATTGTTCGGCCACGAACGCGGCGCGTTCACCGGCGCCAACACCCGCGCCTCCGGCCGCTTCGAGCAGGCCGAGGGCGGCACGCTGTTCCTCGACGAGATCGGCGACATGCCGATGGAGGCGCAGACCCGTCTGCTCCGCGTGCTGCAGCAGGGCGAATACACCACCGTCGGCGGCCGCACCCCGATCAAGACCGACGTCCGCATCGTCGCAGCCTCGAACAAGGATTTGCGCATCCTGATCCAGCAGGGGCTGTTCCGCGAAGATCTGTTCTTCCGCCTCAACGTGGTGCCGCTGCGGCTGCCGCCGCTGCGCGAACGCATCGAGGATCTGCCCGACCTGATCCGGCACTTCTTCTCGCTCGCCGAGAAGGACGGCCTGCCGCCGAAGAAGCTCGACACCCAGGCGCTGGAGCGGCTCAAGCAGCACCGCTGGCCGGGCAACGTCCGCGAGCTGGAAAACCTCGCCCGCCGGCTTGCCGCGCTCTATCCGCAGGATGTCATCACCGCCTCCGTGATCGACGGCGAGCTGGCGCCGCCGGCGGTCACCTCGGGCAGCACGGCAACTGTGGGCGTCGACAATCTCGGCGGCGCGGTCGAGGCCTATCTGTCCTCGCATTTCTCCGGCTTCCCGAACGGCGTGCCGCCGCCGGGCCTCTACCATCGCATCCTCAAGGAGATCGAGATTCCGCTGTTGACCGCGGCGCTGGCGGCGACCCGCGGCAACCAGATCCGGGCCGCCGATCTGCTCGGCTTGAACCGCAACACGCTGCGCAAGAAGATCCGCGACCTCGATATCCAAGTCTACCGCAGCGGCGGTTAG